The Populus nigra chromosome 4, ddPopNigr1.1, whole genome shotgun sequence genome contains the following window.
AAAAGAGGTGAAAATTTAGTAGCAAATTATGCATCAAAATGGACTTTCCTTACATAGAATTGATCAGTGCATGGATGGTATTAGCAACAGAAAGAACATGTTGAATTTCACAAAATTAGAAACTCTGTTCTAGAAAGATGGATGTGCTGTGCCGTGGGTGGTAGCGTGTATGCACACATGTGAATATGTTATCATCCCAGCTTCTGCAAGtcggagagaaagagagaactgGACCTTCTGCAACTGTTTAAAGCCCTCCTCTACTGTTGACGCAACATTATGAATACTATAGTCTATCCGATCAACAATTGTGCCCTGCTTGAGAACGTATTGATTTGATTAGAACCCGTCATAGATAAATCCACCTCCATGACATGACATAAGATGTGGCTCAAACCTGATCTATCACCAGAACCGATAGGTCTTTCATGATTTGAGCAAGCTCATGCACTGATTCTATGACCTACAAACAAATCCTGGGTCAATTGAAATGGGAATTGGAAACTGACTCTCAAATGACCAATTAGGCTCATGTAAATACCTGTTTGATCTCGCTTTCCCTGTCAGCAGTAAATTGCTCACTCTTCTTTAGCGTAAGCATCTGACCCTCATTAAAACCCTACATTTATCAAACATTACTCTTCAAGCACTGCACAGGACTGGTTGAACAAGCATTACTGGTACAGAACACAAGAAGTTGAGAAAACCATGATTCAATTGCCAAAATTATCTAATTAGAAAGCTACACGTTCGGAATTACCCACAACCACAAACTCCTGAAAGAGGAGAAAGGGAAAGGAGGAGGGGAGATCAAGTGAATGAATACGCTCAATCTCCAAATACTTCACATGctgtttttctaattaaatgaCTTGCATCCCTCGGTTTCCATATATGAAAGGATAATTAAATGACATTCTGTAAGTATACTATGCAAGTAACCAAGTCGCTTATAGCAAATGTAgcccataaaagaaaaaacagcatACCACATCACTAAATCCATCATCTTCCGATCTAAACTTGTTCGCATTCAGGCTCATCTCTAAATCAACCCCGTCATGTCCCTGcaccagaaaataaaataataaaaaaaattacacaggACGCAATGAACAAGTGATTCTGCAAGACAATTCAACATGATCAAGTGGCTGCGTATCCCCACTTCACAGTAATAACATCAACAGCAACCTAATCCAACAGTAGCATAGCATACGAGCGGTATAAGATAACAAAGTGAGAAAGCCATGGCCAATTTTACTCAACAGTTTCCATACTATTAAGTGTATCCCAGACCTCTTTTTGCTGCTGCAGACGTTTTAGATACATGGATTGTTTTCTACGGAGATCCATCGACAAGTTCTGAAGTTCTGTTGCAAGCGCCCGCTGAAAAACAAAcccaacattaattaaaatcctCTCCGAAAAGCCACCACCAGAAAGACTCATTGACAGTTAAAACCATATACCTGTACATTCTTTCTAACATTTGAGTCCTCAAAAGACTCACTTGCAGAAATTTTCTTTAATCTAGTCTCGGAATTTCTCAATAAACCCGTAATCTCTCGAGTAAGACCTTCAATCACTCGTTCATCTTCTTTCCCGTCTCCAAATGTTGGCATTAAAGCTTTCGCGTGCGCCTTGACTAACTCACTCATTTTGGTTCGAATTCTTTGAATATTCACCGATATTTCCTCAGAATCATCCACCCACGCCGGCGGCAGACCAATCGTAAACGCATCACCACTGCACCAAAagcaaaattttattgaaataaatcaaattattagaaAGAGATGAGAGAGCTACCTGGAACTGGAAGGACCTGGATCTTCAGTGCTGAGTGGAGTATAAGAGGAATGTTGGGAGCGAAGAAACGAAGCGCTAACCATTTCGATAACCGGACCGCTAGAACCGGGCAGCGACGATGATAAAGGAGCACGCACGTTCTTGACTTCATCTCTGTGCTTCTTGTACACTACGGTACGGTTTCTTGTTGCCATCGATAGCCGGAAAAATTGAAAGAAGTTGGGGATGTGAAAATTCTTTTTGTAACGGGTAAGGAAATGGTTTTATTGGAATTTGACGAGAGTGGGAAAAGTATGAGAAAGTGGAATTCGTGGGATACTGAGGAGCTTTGAATTGCATTCTCAACGAATCAGAAGCTTTGGTTGAAAGAAAACTTACGCTACTTTGCGCCTTTCTGGATCGCGACCGGGCTGCTGATATTTGAGCGGGCTTTGGGCTATCACAATCCTCGGGGAACGGTTTTTTGGGGCTTTGGGCTTTCCCAATCCCACGATCAGCAGAACGTTCTTCTCGCGCGCTTTTTCTTCATCTTGCTGAACAACCGGGGTCTGTGAGGCTCAGGtttgatgacttttttttccCACTTGCATGTAGGTTTCTAGGCCCGCCGTCCTCTTATTGAAGTGGCTTTGGTGCTTCAAAGCTTGCGAGGAGGATTCGTTGACGTCTGTTGATCGTGGCTTggctcttcttcttttgtttgagACTCCTCTGCTGCTCCCAGGCTTTCTTTTCTTACGATGTGGCTCTTTTGTTTGATGGGTGGGCATGTCGTCACAGAGCATTAAATGCACACTTGCTAGACATGTCCTTTCTCTTATCTTTGGCGTTTTAGAGGCTGGGTGTTTCTGTCCCGGGTTGCAATGGGAGGATTGCCAATTTTGTATGTGGTGTGACATTCGGTTGGTGTCTGACGACCTGGTTAGCTTTCCaaatctctttcttctttttttcttgttatggtTATGTTAGGAATTGACTTGCTCTCTGGTTTCGTTGCTATTGGTTTGTGGGTTTTGTGGATTTCCCGTGCCTCCTTATTTGAGTGGCTTTTGACATGGCTTCGTCGTTTGATTTCTCCGAGAACCATTACAATTGAGAGAGGTCATTGGTTTGCGGGAGGTTATATCAACTTTTTCGTCCCTTTTTCTGGATTGATTGACGTTGGTACgtgagttttgttgtttttctgtGCCTCCTTGTTTGAGTGGGCTTCTGACATTGATTGTTACTGTGATTTCTCTGAGTGCCATTACAATTGAGAGGACATTGGTTTGCGGGAGGTTGTATCAACTTTTCGTCCCTATTTTCTAGATTGATTGACGTTGGTAtgtgatttttgttgtttttctgtGCCTCAAAGTTTGAGGGGCTTCTGACAGTGATTGTTACTGTGATTTCTCTGAGTGCCATTACAATTGAGAGGACATTGGTTTGGCGGGAGGGCATGTACACTTTCCCCCCTCTCTTTCCTtcctcttagaaaaaaaaaaaaaaaaactctatctgCTACATTGTTTTTGCTGTTTTGGACTGCTTTggatttggtttgttttctgcAGTTTGAATCTTTGATCttgcggttgtttttttttttccctctcttggACACAAGTTTATCCTCTGCTTTGACTGCTGTTGTTAGCATCAACTTATTCATCTGTTGTGATGCTCtattaatttactttctttttttagtacAGAGATCCACTCCCATTTGTTTGTTGTCTGTTGAGGCTTGCGATGCAGGGTTTCTCCTTCCCTCTTCAGGTTAGCTAAGGCTTTTTTTTTACAGCTCTTTCCCTTTTTGATTCCCCTTGTATTGTCAGCTCCCTGGCTGGGTGTTCTTGCACTTTGGCTTCCAGTTTTTAACCAGTCTATTTAGCCTCTGCTTCGACAGCTGCTTTTAGCCTCTACTGATTCATCTGTTATGATGctctcttaatttatttatttgtttgttgtcTGTTGAGGCTTGAGGTGCAGGGCTTCTCCTTTCCTCTCCATGTttgcttaggtttttttttttttttttcacagctctttcccttttttattcCCCTTGCATTGTCAGCTCCCTGACtggatgttttttcaatttggcttCCACTTTTTAACCAGTCTATTTAGTTCTATTTGCCCCATGATTTCTCAATTACATTCAAGTAAGCAGGAATTCAGCTAGGCAAACATTTATATAgtcttatttcttaaaatttttggcTGTTCAAACACATGTGCATGGAAGTTAATGCCATTCTTAAACATTTGCTGAAAAGTGTTGCAACTCGGCTTCATGAATTATTGCAACTATTCGAGTATGAAGCATTTTTTATGTCATAGCATCTGCTGTCTGTTGATGCAGAAAGGATGACAGTGTGGTACGTGTTGCAGGAAGGATAATGCAAACAACACTTTCCTTGCCTAGGTTTCCATTAAATTTTAGTTCATagtacatgcatgcatgcatattgaaaattataaacttttagtAATTTAGGGAATACTAGAAGTAACAATCTCCCAAAGTTTATTATTGGATGTTTGTGGCTCCACAGGTtggagaaaaaatgaaaataataacattaaaaagaatTGTCAGTCAAAGTAATCAAAGGGCTATGAAAGATGCATTGAAATGTTTCCCAAATTGGCCATTGAGATATTGGGTCAAATtacaaagattttattgtctGGGGACTAAATCTGGATCTTCAAGCAATATAAAGGACTAAGAAAACCAGTGAATCTCACACACTTGAAAAAAGCAAGAATGCACAGGAGATTAATCCGTATTAATTAGGCTTGGCATGGTTTTTCTGAAATTTCAGCATTAGTAGTGTTTATATTTCCTGAGATCTTAATAGGATAAATTAGGCTCTCAGTTATACTTCTTGCTCTTCTTTTAGGCAAGag
Protein-coding sequences here:
- the LOC133691940 gene encoding tlg2p-like protein a codes for the protein MATRNRTVVYKKHRDEVKNVRAPLSSSLPGSSGPVIEMVSASFLRSQHSSYTPLSTEDPGPSSSSGDAFTIGLPPAWVDDSEEISVNIQRIRTKMSELVKAHAKALMPTFGDGKEDERVIEGLTREITGLLRNSETRLKKISASESFEDSNVRKNVQRALATELQNLSMDLRRKQSMYLKRLQQQKEGHDGVDLEMSLNANKFRSEDDGFSDVGFNEGQMLTLKKSEQFTADRESEIKQVIESVHELAQIMKDLSVLVIDQGTIVDRIDYSIHNVASTVEEGFKQLQKAERNQKKGGMVMCATVLVIMCFIMLTLLILKESLL